The following proteins are co-located in the Pseudomonas antarctica genome:
- a CDS encoding ShlB/FhaC/HecB family hemolysin secretion/activation protein, giving the protein MRVLTPLLLLTLSAYVQAETLPSFLNSNDTIRNLPVPNLPADAYRPVTPQTQVPQAPATQNQPLQMDTKVTIRKLQIEGGTIYPLTETAKAYAALLGHETNLAQLIEATRSITRRYQQDGYLLSYAFLPQQTFENGLVRVVLVEGYIKDYQQSGDIGAVSAYIDKLANKLMAERPLTRKTFERYTTLMGRIPGVTLQAQVPPPGTTDGAAHMKIEATRKPFTTSMSLVDDNRNGTQALLTATSNSQTSMGEQLYVSGLFPPGDDKEHYYRVGYSQFINAEGSQVVVGAERYRADPKSNIQLDGGFELKPHQSIDRYTIGLSHPLIASPNESLTVATRLYAVDQTTRYQLVGYPQRFDIETNLRALAFEGDWRKSDTRQLRILSAGLYQGINGLGATTRSDLAVTKPDLDFFRLRLSGVQSDKFFDNWQGVLSGAFYWSDSTLPDSERATFGGQNFGRGYPDDQASGDKGWGAAYEVNYSFNRAGDWLKVVQPYVVLDRAKTWFNELPAKSNDLSSAAVGVRFGDNKYYNIALEAAKPMSDIALDSFNRRPRYTLSFSYQL; this is encoded by the coding sequence ATGCGCGTGTTGACTCCGTTGTTATTACTTACCCTCAGTGCTTACGTTCAGGCCGAGACCCTTCCCAGCTTCCTCAACAGCAACGACACCATTCGCAATCTGCCGGTGCCTAACCTACCTGCCGACGCCTATCGCCCCGTCACGCCACAAACCCAGGTGCCGCAAGCGCCCGCCACCCAGAACCAGCCGTTGCAGATGGACACCAAAGTCACCATCCGCAAGCTGCAGATCGAGGGCGGCACGATCTACCCACTGACCGAAACGGCCAAGGCTTACGCTGCGTTGCTCGGCCATGAAACCAACCTCGCGCAATTGATCGAAGCCACCCGCAGCATCACGCGTCGCTATCAACAGGACGGCTACCTGTTGTCCTACGCATTCTTGCCGCAACAGACCTTCGAAAATGGCCTGGTGCGTGTGGTATTGGTGGAGGGGTACATCAAGGATTACCAGCAAAGCGGTGACATCGGCGCGGTGTCGGCCTACATCGACAAACTGGCCAACAAGCTCATGGCCGAACGCCCTCTCACGCGCAAGACGTTCGAGCGCTATACCACCCTGATGGGGCGTATCCCCGGTGTAACCCTGCAAGCGCAAGTGCCGCCGCCGGGCACCACCGATGGGGCCGCGCACATGAAGATCGAAGCCACGCGCAAACCCTTCACCACCAGCATGAGCCTGGTCGACGACAACCGTAACGGTACGCAAGCGTTGCTCACCGCCACCAGCAACTCCCAGACGTCGATGGGCGAGCAACTCTACGTCAGTGGTTTGTTCCCACCGGGTGACGACAAAGAGCATTACTACCGCGTGGGCTACAGCCAGTTCATCAATGCCGAGGGCAGCCAAGTGGTGGTGGGCGCCGAGCGCTATCGCGCCGACCCCAAAAGCAACATACAGCTGGACGGTGGCTTCGAACTCAAACCGCATCAGTCGATTGATCGCTACACCATCGGCCTCAGCCACCCGCTGATTGCCTCACCGAATGAATCACTGACCGTGGCTACACGCCTGTACGCGGTGGACCAAACCACGCGCTATCAACTGGTGGGCTACCCGCAGCGTTTCGACATCGAAACCAACCTGCGCGCCCTGGCTTTCGAGGGCGACTGGCGCAAGTCCGACACGCGGCAACTGCGTATCCTCAGCGCCGGGCTTTACCAAGGCATCAACGGCCTGGGCGCCACCACGCGCAGTGACCTGGCGGTGACCAAACCGGACCTGGACTTCTTCCGCCTGCGCCTCTCCGGCGTGCAGAGCGACAAGTTCTTCGATAACTGGCAAGGCGTGCTGTCGGGGGCGTTCTACTGGAGCGACAGCACCTTGCCCGACAGCGAGCGCGCCACATTCGGCGGGCAGAACTTCGGCCGTGGATACCCCGATGATCAAGCGTCGGGCGACAAGGGCTGGGGCGCGGCGTATGAGGTCAACTACAGCTTCAACCGCGCCGGCGATTGGCTGAAGGTCGTGCAACCCTATGTGGTGCTCGACCGTGCCAAGACCTGGTTCAACGAGCTGCCGGCCAAAAGCAATGACCTGTCATCGGCTGCCGTGGGCGTGCGCTTTGGCGATAACAAGTACTACAACATTGCGCTGGAAGCGGCCAAACCGATGTCGGACATCGCGCTGGACAGCTTCAATCGGCGGCCGCGTTATACGCTGAGCTTCAGCTATCAACTCTGA
- a CDS encoding collagen-like triple helix repeat-containing protein, which yields MKTQTQVVLWKTSTALALIMAMSLGGCSSGGGGHHSSVAASSPDAGAGTGAGTGGGSGGTGGGTGGGTDGGTGSGTGGGTGGGTGGGTDGGTGGGTGGGTGGGTGGGTGGTGGGTGGGTGGGTGGGTGGGTGGGTGGGTGGGTGGGTGGGTGGGTGGGTGGGTGSITTPLVTGQIVGALGTTVGNVGTAVGNIGSSLNGVPIVGVTAGGLVTSTGNAVTSIGTGVTTGLGSLGTDSNSLGKTVAGVGNGVANLGTGVSTAGQSLGTTLSGVPVVGGLTGGVGTAAGGLVSTAGQAVTMLGDTLSTASTTGPLGSLTNTVGSKVLVPVVSLVENTTGNLGTATGLGTPVNGLLNKVGSTVTGVGGQVASAGGAGNPVTTVVGGALTGVGSVLDKSGGYVAPASTAPASGLPELVGGLVANVGNGLNAGNTNGTVSAAGVTGGALGGTVASLGTVIGGNGVANTAATAPVASVATTVGAALNPVTTGVSSLTQNVGTTTGVGAPVNGLVTQVGGAVSGVGTTLTAANANPVTNAVGTTVTAVGNTVGAVGGLVTGGTGSGGGLLGGLTVGAGTSAPASGSASTGTSGGLGGLLNGLTGKK from the coding sequence ATGAAAACTCAAACTCAAGTAGTGTTATGGAAAACAAGTACCGCGCTGGCCCTGATCATGGCGATGAGCCTCGGTGGCTGCAGCAGCGGTGGTGGCGGGCATCACAGCAGCGTGGCGGCATCCTCTCCTGACGCAGGTGCGGGAACAGGCGCGGGCACAGGTGGCGGCTCGGGCGGAACGGGTGGCGGAACCGGCGGTGGTACTGACGGCGGCACGGGCAGCGGTACTGGTGGCGGTACGGGCGGTGGAACCGGTGGCGGTACTGACGGAGGCACGGGCGGCGGAACCGGTGGTGGCACTGGCGGCGGCACGGGCGGCGGAACCGGTGGCACTGGTGGCGGAACCGGTGGTGGCACTGGCGGCGGCACTGGTGGCGGAACCGGTGGTGGCACTGGCGGCGGAACTGGCGGTGGCACAGGTGGCGGAACTGGTGGTGGCACAGGCGGCGGAACCGGTGGCGGAACTGGCGGTGGCACAGGCGGCGGCACTGGCTCGATAACTACACCTCTGGTAACAGGCCAGATTGTCGGCGCTCTGGGCACCACTGTCGGTAACGTAGGTACAGCGGTGGGCAACATTGGTTCGAGCTTGAATGGTGTTCCAATTGTCGGCGTTACCGCTGGCGGCCTGGTCACGTCCACTGGCAATGCCGTCACCAGTATCGGCACCGGTGTGACGACAGGCCTGGGCTCCCTGGGTACCGACAGCAATTCCCTGGGCAAAACGGTTGCTGGCGTAGGCAACGGCGTCGCCAACCTGGGCACCGGTGTTTCCACTGCGGGCCAATCCCTGGGCACCACGCTGAGTGGCGTGCCGGTGGTGGGCGGCTTGACCGGTGGCGTAGGCACAGCAGCGGGCGGCCTGGTTAGCACTGCCGGTCAGGCAGTCACCATGCTCGGCGATACCCTCAGCACCGCCAGTACCACTGGCCCATTGGGCTCGTTGACGAATACGGTTGGCAGCAAAGTGCTGGTGCCTGTGGTTTCCCTGGTGGAAAACACCACCGGCAACCTCGGCACTGCCACCGGCCTGGGCACTCCGGTCAATGGCCTGCTGAATAAAGTCGGCAGTACCGTCACAGGCGTGGGTGGTCAAGTGGCCAGTGCCGGCGGTGCGGGCAACCCTGTCACGACTGTCGTGGGCGGTGCGTTGACCGGCGTTGGCAGCGTGCTCGACAAGTCCGGCGGTTATGTCGCTCCCGCCAGCACTGCGCCAGCCTCAGGCTTGCCAGAATTGGTGGGTGGCCTGGTGGCCAACGTGGGTAACGGTCTGAATGCCGGTAACACCAATGGCACTGTCAGCGCAGCAGGTGTAACCGGCGGCGCACTGGGCGGCACCGTCGCCTCGCTCGGCACCGTGATCGGTGGTAATGGCGTCGCCAATACGGCCGCCACGGCGCCGGTTGCAAGCGTGGCCACTACCGTCGGCGCAGCCCTGAACCCTGTGACAACCGGTGTTTCCAGCCTGACGCAAAATGTCGGCACTACCACAGGCGTCGGCGCGCCGGTCAACGGTCTGGTAACGCAAGTCGGCGGTGCAGTCAGCGGTGTCGGCACAACGTTGACCGCAGCCAACGCCAACCCGGTGACTAACGCCGTAGGCACCACCGTCACCGCAGTCGGCAACACCGTGGGCGCGGTAGGTGGGTTGGTCACCGGCGGTACCGGCAGCGGTGGTGGCCTGCTCGGCGGTCTGACCGTCGGCGCCGGCACCAGCGCCCCGGCCAGTGGCAGCGCAAGCACCGGCACAAGTGGTGGTCTGGGAGGTTTGTTAAACGGTCTGACCGGTAAAAAATAG